A region from the Colwellia sp. PAMC 21821 genome encodes:
- a CDS encoding glycoside hydrolase family 43 protein gives MKIKTHPVKLAVGLTLALTISLSVNSNDMSTEKQLVKANKERREIMPLELKSHLPEALFPQKPLVTHMYTADPSAHVFNGKLYIYPSHDIESGVVRNSSGGHFDMRDYHVFSIDEVNENTQPKVVDHGQALHVDQVPWATKQMWAPDAAEKDGKYYLYFPAKDKDDIFRIGVAIADTPTGPFLPEAKPIENAYSIDPSVFQDDDGSYYLYVGGIMGGQLQRWQTGSYIEEDKYPADDEPVYMPKIARLNADMKSLAQPLQDVVLQDEFGQPILQGDFDRKFFEAAWVHKIKDTYYFSYSTGHSRFIQYGTSKSPYGPFTWKGKVLEPVLGWTNHHSIAEFKGKWYLFFHDTSLSDGKTHLRNIKMVELIHNLDGTIQTVDAYLGEISE, from the coding sequence ATGAAAATTAAAACACATCCTGTTAAGTTAGCTGTTGGGCTGACATTAGCTTTGACAATAAGCTTAAGTGTTAATTCAAACGATATGAGCACTGAAAAACAGCTAGTAAAAGCAAATAAAGAACGTAGAGAAATCATGCCCCTTGAGCTTAAAAGTCATTTACCTGAAGCTTTATTTCCTCAAAAACCGTTAGTTACGCACATGTACACAGCTGATCCTTCAGCTCATGTATTTAATGGAAAATTGTATATTTACCCGTCTCACGATATTGAAAGTGGTGTTGTTAGAAACTCATCTGGCGGACATTTTGACATGCGCGATTATCATGTATTCTCAATTGATGAAGTGAATGAAAACACTCAACCTAAAGTTGTTGATCACGGACAAGCATTGCATGTAGATCAAGTTCCATGGGCAACCAAACAAATGTGGGCGCCAGATGCTGCCGAAAAAGATGGAAAGTATTATTTATATTTTCCAGCTAAAGACAAAGACGACATTTTTAGAATAGGTGTAGCTATTGCTGATACACCAACCGGACCTTTTTTGCCTGAAGCTAAGCCAATAGAGAATGCTTACAGTATTGACCCATCGGTATTTCAAGATGACGATGGATCATATTACTTATACGTTGGCGGCATTATGGGAGGACAATTACAACGTTGGCAAACCGGTAGTTACATAGAAGAAGATAAATACCCTGCTGATGACGAACCTGTTTACATGCCTAAAATAGCTAGATTAAATGCTGATATGAAAAGCTTAGCGCAACCATTACAAGACGTTGTACTACAAGATGAATTTGGACAACCTATTCTACAAGGTGATTTTGACCGGAAGTTTTTTGAAGCTGCTTGGGTACATAAAATTAAAGATACTTACTACTTTAGTTATTCAACAGGTCATTCACGCTTTATTCAATATGGCACGTCAAAAAGCCCGTACGGACCATTTACTTGGAAAGGCAAAGTACTTGAACCGGTTTTAGGTTGGACTAATCATCACTCAATCGCAGAGTTCAAAGGTAAATGGTATTTATTCTTCCATGATACCTCGCTAAGTGACGGAAAAACCCATTTACGTAACATTAAAATGGTTGAGTTAATTCATAACCTTGACGGGACTATTCAAACAGTTGATGCTTATTTAGGCGAGATCAGCGAATGA
- a CDS encoding sugar porter family MFS transporter → MKENKLFIFLICVVATIGGFLFGFDSGVINGTVDGLRLAFNSDSVGTGFNVASMLLGCAIGAFVAGSLADKLGRKTILIITAVLFIVSAYGSGVSISSFEFVIYRIIGGFSVGAASVLAPAYISEIAPAKYRGTLATIQQVAIISGLFSAFVSNYYLADIAGISTAVLWMDFEAWRWMFWIELLPALVFLIALLFIPESPRFLVLKQREDQALAVLKRLYGAEYAQSKLSEIQASFNQHNHQPTFKDLLNKKTGEVRKVVWVGIGLATLQQLVGINIVFYYGAILWQAVGFSESDALLINILSGGVSIAACFVTMYYIDKIGRKPLLLIGSIGMTITLATLVASFMTADVDASGNLILGSMGVVALISANAYVFFFNLSWGPVMWVLLGEMFPNQIRGLGLAVSGFTQWTANFAVTMMFPIMLGSIGLAAAYSFYALFAGLSIIFVLKFVNETKGKELEQMDGL, encoded by the coding sequence ATGAAAGAAAATAAGTTATTTATCTTCTTAATTTGTGTTGTTGCAACCATAGGTGGTTTTCTATTTGGTTTCGACAGTGGTGTAATTAACGGTACAGTTGACGGCTTAAGGCTTGCCTTTAATTCAGATAGCGTAGGTACAGGTTTTAACGTAGCTAGCATGTTGCTTGGTTGCGCTATAGGTGCTTTTGTTGCTGGTAGTTTAGCCGATAAACTAGGTCGTAAAACTATACTGATTATTACAGCTGTCTTATTTATCGTAAGTGCATATGGTTCAGGTGTTTCAATTAGCTCTTTCGAGTTTGTTATTTACCGCATTATTGGTGGTTTTTCTGTTGGTGCGGCATCTGTTTTAGCGCCTGCTTATATCAGTGAAATTGCACCTGCTAAGTATCGTGGTACGTTAGCAACTATTCAGCAAGTCGCTATTATTTCTGGTTTGTTTTCAGCATTTGTTAGTAACTATTATTTAGCTGATATAGCGGGTATTTCAACAGCAGTTTTATGGATGGATTTTGAAGCTTGGCGTTGGATGTTTTGGATAGAATTATTACCTGCTTTAGTATTTTTGATCGCTTTATTATTCATACCTGAAAGCCCTAGATTTTTAGTATTAAAACAACGTGAAGATCAAGCCCTAGCCGTACTTAAACGTTTATATGGTGCGGAGTATGCACAAAGTAAACTTAGCGAAATTCAAGCGTCATTCAATCAACATAATCATCAACCAACTTTTAAAGACTTATTAAATAAAAAAACCGGTGAAGTTCGCAAAGTCGTTTGGGTAGGTATTGGTTTAGCCACATTACAGCAGCTAGTAGGTATTAACATTGTATTTTATTATGGTGCGATACTTTGGCAAGCCGTTGGTTTTTCAGAATCAGACGCCCTACTTATTAACATCTTAAGCGGTGGTGTAAGTATTGCCGCATGTTTTGTCACTATGTATTACATAGACAAAATAGGCAGAAAACCTTTACTACTTATCGGCTCAATCGGGATGACAATTACGCTAGCTACTTTAGTTGCTTCTTTCATGACAGCTGATGTAGATGCATCAGGTAACTTAATTTTAGGCTCTATGGGTGTTGTTGCATTGATTTCAGCAAACGCTTATGTGTTCTTTTTTAACCTTTCATGGGGCCCGGTAATGTGGGTGTTGCTTGGTGAAATGTTCCCTAACCAAATACGAGGATTAGGTTTAGCGGTAAGTGGCTTTACTCAGTGGACAGCCAACTTCGCTGTTACCATGATGTTTCCTATCATGCTTGGTTCAATTGGCTTAGCAGCAGCGTATAGCTTTTATGCTCTGTTTGCCGGCCTTTCAATAATCTTCGTTCTTAAATTTGTGAACGAAACCAAAGGTAAAGAGCTAGAACAAATGGATGGTTTGTAA